In Sulfolobales archaeon, a single window of DNA contains:
- a CDS encoding SDR family NAD(P)-dependent oxidoreductase, whose protein sequence is MRRIAVVTGASSGIGRELVYQLAERGYNMIMISRRRDVLESIAEDLKRKNVEANPIEFDLSRVDEIKTLAEKILSISSGIDLLVNNAGAGIYGPLQELEDFDIMRIINLNLIAPILLTKNLLKALIDRRGCIVNISSLAAYTPIPWLEVYASTKAALALFTDTLRIELKPYGVRVLGVLPGYVATEFHRNTITTPTSSRIRGGVRGPVLDPKYVAKVLVDKISDEKFNGNIIPSKIYRISFSLLRLADPLMRVYISREYMRRLKEMKR, encoded by the coding sequence ATGAGAAGAATCGCTGTAGTCACAGGAGCTAGCTCAGGTATTGGAAGAGAGCTTGTGTATCAACTTGCCGAAAGAGGTTATAACATGATCATGATATCTAGAAGGAGAGATGTTCTAGAAAGTATAGCAGAAGATCTCAAGAGGAAAAATGTTGAAGCAAATCCTATAGAGTTCGACCTGAGCAGAGTAGATGAGATTAAGACACTGGCTGAGAAAATACTATCTATATCCAGCGGCATAGACTTGCTCGTAAATAATGCAGGAGCAGGAATATACGGACCTCTCCAGGAGTTAGAGGATTTCGATATTATGAGAATTATAAATCTCAATCTTATAGCTCCAATACTTCTTACAAAGAATCTTCTCAAAGCTCTGATAGATAGGAGAGGTTGCATAGTTAATATAAGTAGCCTCGCAGCTTATACTCCAATACCCTGGCTAGAAGTGTATGCATCAACAAAAGCTGCTCTAGCTCTATTCACAGACACGCTGAGAATAGAGCTTAAACCCTATGGAGTAAGGGTTTTAGGAGTTCTACCAGGCTATGTAGCTACAGAATTTCATAGAAATACTATAACTACTCCTACGTCATCAAGGATCAGAGGAGGTGTTCGAGGACCTGTTCTAGATCCTAAGTATGTTGCTAAGGTGCTTGTCGATAAGATCTCTGATGAGAAGTTCAACGGAAACATAATTCCTTCAAAGATCTATAGGATCTCTTTCTCACTTCTTAGACTGGCAGATCCTTTGATGAGAGTATATATAAGTAGAGAGTATATGAGAAGACTGAAAGAAATGAAGAGATAG
- the prs gene encoding ribose-phosphate diphosphokinase, producing MIYSDYAILSLPGDPFEKDVYSMLDLRIVKTSSRIFPDGETYIRLDEKIQEKKIIIVQSMYPEQDRRFVELLEILDVLRDLDKEKILLIPYLAYARQDRVFLEGEPITVRVVLDSLRNYGGSRIYVIEPHSLRFVDGTFVREISGIEIMARKIKDLIRLNTAEKIHVVSPDQGGVERALKFARVVGGNIISFEKHRDRYSGEIKVRSPPNIMNVEGSTVFIVDDILSTGGTIAEVARIISSYDPESIYTVCVHCLFIGKALEKIKSSGVTKIFCGNTVSTRVSSEIVEYIDLSRDVFKIILGDL from the coding sequence ATGATTTATTCAGATTACGCGATCTTATCTCTTCCAGGAGATCCTTTTGAAAAAGATGTTTATAGCATGTTAGATCTGAGAATAGTAAAGACTAGCTCCAGGATCTTTCCTGATGGAGAGACTTATATAAGATTAGATGAGAAGATTCAAGAGAAAAAGATAATTATAGTTCAGTCCATGTATCCTGAGCAAGATAGAAGGTTTGTTGAGCTTCTAGAAATCTTAGATGTGTTAAGAGATCTTGATAAGGAGAAGATACTACTGATACCATATCTAGCGTATGCAAGACAGGATAGAGTATTCCTAGAAGGAGAACCTATCACAGTCAGAGTTGTTCTAGATTCTCTGAGAAACTATGGAGGAAGTAGGATCTATGTTATAGAACCTCATTCTCTAAGATTCGTAGATGGAACCTTTGTCAGAGAAATTAGCGGGATCGAGATTATGGCGAGAAAAATAAAAGATCTCATTAGATTAAACACTGCTGAAAAGATTCACGTGGTATCACCGGATCAAGGTGGTGTTGAAAGAGCGTTAAAATTCGCGCGAGTTGTAGGTGGAAATATCATTAGCTTTGAGAAACATAGAGATCGATATAGCGGAGAGATCAAGGTTAGAAGCCCTCCTAATATTATGAACGTAGAAGGTTCCACAGTATTCATAGTAGATGATATTTTATCTACTGGAGGTACTATTGCTGAGGTTGCAAGAATCATATCAAGCTATGATCCTGAGAGTATATACACGGTCTGTGTTCACTGTCTTTTCATAGGTAAGGCTTTAGAGAAGATTAAAAGTAGTGGTGTTACCAAGATCTTCTGTGGCAACACGGTTTCTACTAGGGTTAGTTCTGAGATTGTAGAATATATAGATCTCTCTAGAGATGTGTTTAAGATAATACTCGGAGATCTCTAG
- the cas4 gene encoding CRISPR-associated protein Cas4 gives MSEEINIISEIYKWRKSEREKHSREEGVYYVTDLVRCPLKIRYEILYPELYAYEIMAPPTITGDMIHKGFQSLMKELYGESIRVEVEGEKTLMMPDGSSIRIRGRCDAIIERGGEKIGLEIKSSRSDYNIPLEHHIDQARAYNWLFDLRETYLIYITYERVTQYKISDRMSEEEIIARIRSSSYPRYPWECSYCSFSVVCPHKKILK, from the coding sequence ATGTCTGAAGAGATTAATATAATCTCGGAGATATACAAGTGGAGAAAGAGTGAGAGAGAGAAACATTCTAGAGAGGAGGGTGTTTATTATGTGACAGATCTTGTCAGATGTCCTCTTAAGATCAGGTATGAGATCTTATATCCAGAACTCTACGCGTACGAGATTATGGCTCCTCCAACCATTACGGGAGATATGATTCACAAAGGTTTTCAAAGCTTAATGAAAGAATTATACGGCGAGAGTATCAGGGTTGAGGTGGAAGGAGAGAAAACGCTTATGATGCCGGACGGCTCTTCGATTAGGATTAGAGGTAGGTGTGATGCTATTATAGAAAGAGGAGGAGAGAAAATAGGTTTAGAGATAAAATCTAGTAGGAGTGACTATAACATACCCTTAGAACATCACATAGATCAGGCTAGAGCTTATAACTGGTTATTCGATCTGAGAGAAACATATTTGATCTACATAACATATGAAAGAGTAACTCAGTATAAGATTAGTGATAGAATGAGTGAAGAAGAGATCATAGCAAGAATCAGATCTTCTTCATATCCTAGGTATCCCTGGGAGTGCTCCTACTGTTCTTTCTCAGTAGTATGCCCTCACAAGAAGATCTTAAAATAA
- a CDS encoding Mrp/NBP35 family ATP-binding protein — protein MNSEENPYRMNMPKSGGGVRIHAPQRAPQTMTSKKLVERMKNIRHKILILSGKGGVGKSFVTSSLAMALALRNKKVGVADADFHGPSIPRMLGVVDRFLGAVLNEKGEQVIIPVENSLGIKIVSIDFMLADKTMPVSWRGAIKLKALQQFLEDVEWGFLDYLLIDAPPGTGDDALNIFQIVPVDYVIFVTLPSEVSSYAVAKSIRFVEAVKEAFNKDVKVLGVIENMSYFVCDNGKVYNIFGSGGGEMLARALGVELLGKIPLDPRISESNDRGEVFFVKYPESPASIEFKSIADKIIKLIEGE, from the coding sequence ATGAACTCGGAGGAGAATCCTTATAGAATGAACATGCCGAAAAGCGGTGGAGGCGTCAGAATACATGCTCCTCAGAGAGCACCTCAGACAATGACCTCTAAAAAACTTGTAGAGAGAATGAAGAATATAAGACATAAGATCCTGATTCTAAGTGGTAAAGGTGGTGTTGGAAAATCATTCGTCACATCATCTCTTGCAATGGCTCTAGCACTCAGAAACAAGAAGGTAGGCGTTGCAGACGCGGATTTTCACGGCCCTTCGATCCCTAGAATGCTAGGAGTTGTAGACAGATTTCTAGGAGCAGTTCTAAATGAGAAGGGAGAGCAGGTGATAATACCCGTAGAGAATAGTCTGGGAATAAAGATTGTCTCGATAGACTTCATGCTCGCTGACAAGACAATGCCTGTTTCGTGGAGAGGCGCTATAAAGCTTAAAGCATTACAACAGTTTCTAGAAGACGTTGAATGGGGTTTCCTAGATTATCTCCTTATAGACGCTCCCCCCGGTACAGGAGATGACGCTCTTAACATCTTTCAGATAGTTCCAGTGGATTACGTTATATTCGTAACACTGCCTTCAGAGGTTAGCTCTTACGCGGTTGCTAAATCTATAAGATTTGTAGAAGCTGTTAAAGAGGCTTTTAATAAAGATGTGAAGGTTCTAGGTGTTATTGAGAATATGAGTTATTTCGTGTGTGATAATGGAAAGGTCTATAACATATTTGGGAGTGGCGGAGGAGAGATGCTTGCCAGAGCTCTTGGAGTAGAACTTCTAGGGAAGATCCCTCTAGATCCTAGGATCTCGGAGAGTAATGACAGAGGAGAAGTATTCTTCGTAAAATATCCTGAGTCTCCAGCATCAATAGAGTTCAAAAGTATAGCTGACAAGATAATTAAATTAATTGAAGGAGAATAG
- a CDS encoding DUF72 domain-containing protein — MSKKILIGTCGTPVRKEEIYRNLDAVEIQETFYNLIPLERAGKILLERPEGFVVAAKVFQAITHPSTSPTWRKMRGRLEGDLSMYGDLKPSRENLNAWEKFLNIAKAMRAEIAVFQTPPSFGYSAENYSNVVEFFRSIDRGGLKIAWEPRGSWNKPDNRDILCRIYEDLGVIQALDIFRNKPCTGSQDSLYIRLHGIGAGEVNYRYRYSDEDLIRLRDMILETHHRTIYIMFNNVYMYEDAVRMKKLLKTLDEGVEA; from the coding sequence ATGAGCAAGAAAATTCTTATCGGAACATGCGGCACCCCTGTGAGAAAAGAAGAGATCTATAGGAATCTTGATGCTGTAGAGATTCAAGAGACATTTTATAATTTAATACCACTAGAGAGAGCTGGAAAGATCCTGTTAGAGAGACCCGAGGGCTTTGTGGTGGCAGCGAAAGTATTTCAAGCAATAACCCACCCTAGTACAAGTCCTACTTGGAGGAAAATGAGGGGAAGATTAGAAGGGGATCTAAGCATGTATGGAGATCTCAAGCCTTCCAGAGAGAATCTAAATGCTTGGGAGAAATTTTTGAATATAGCTAAAGCTATGAGAGCTGAAATTGCCGTGTTTCAGACGCCTCCATCTTTCGGATACTCCGCTGAGAACTATTCTAATGTTGTAGAATTCTTCAGATCTATAGATAGAGGAGGTCTTAAGATCGCTTGGGAACCTCGTGGAAGCTGGAATAAGCCTGATAATAGAGATATTCTCTGCAGAATCTACGAAGATCTTGGGGTGATTCAGGCATTAGATATCTTCAGAAATAAACCCTGCACAGGTAGTCAGGATTCTCTTTATATAAGACTTCACGGGATAGGTGCTGGCGAGGTCAACTATAGGTATAGATATTCTGACGAGGATCTTATAAGGCTTAGAGATATGATTCTAGAGACTCATCATAGAACTATCTACATTATGTTCAACAACGTTTACATGTATGAAGATGCGGTAAGAATGAAGAAGCTTCTTAAAACGCTCGATGAGGGAGTGGAAGCATGA
- a CDS encoding RsmB/NOP family class I SAM-dependent RNA methyltransferase: MIRYDEYVMRSIERVYGGKIDLVLSALLRPPSRLYVRVNTLRASVEEVIEMIRDEGYDVYRDERLHEALYFKVEGPNTIKDHGFRVLVDKKASESIMMGANVYSPGVLECDSMIKAGTIATIYSENMIPIAEGEAVISCEEARRSGKGLFLRNIKSLYRAPPVRELKAWNKGLIYPQSLPSMVTSRILDPRPGEVIVDMCAAPGGKTGHIYELSRGRSFIYAFDHSKKRVGEMISNLSRLGHIPSNNLTIEIADSRYLSIDYPNLVADKILLDPPCTSTGVRPKIYDMKKEKDLRNLVEYQSQFLSEAYRILRRGGILVYSTCSITYDENEGLLKRFIDKKMFKEVDPPEWAMNISTPGVDDIGIRFDPYRDDSQGYFIGVLMKI, from the coding sequence ATGATAAGATATGATGAATATGTGATGAGATCTATAGAGAGAGTTTATGGAGGTAAAATAGATCTAGTTCTCAGCGCGCTTCTAAGACCTCCTTCAAGGCTTTATGTTAGAGTTAACACCCTGAGAGCATCTGTAGAGGAAGTTATAGAGATGATCAGAGATGAAGGTTATGATGTGTACAGAGATGAAAGACTTCACGAGGCTCTCTACTTCAAGGTGGAGGGTCCTAACACTATAAAGGATCATGGGTTTAGAGTTCTAGTTGATAAAAAAGCTTCTGAATCAATAATGATGGGAGCTAACGTATACTCGCCAGGAGTCTTAGAATGTGATTCTATGATAAAAGCTGGAACTATAGCCACCATATACTCTGAGAATATGATCCCGATCGCCGAAGGAGAGGCTGTGATAAGCTGTGAAGAAGCGAGAAGATCTGGTAAGGGTCTGTTTCTTAGGAATATAAAGAGTCTCTACAGAGCTCCACCTGTTAGAGAGCTTAAAGCTTGGAATAAGGGATTGATATATCCTCAATCTCTGCCTTCGATGGTGACGTCGAGAATACTAGACCCGAGACCGGGCGAGGTCATAGTAGATATGTGTGCAGCACCCGGAGGTAAGACAGGTCATATATATGAACTTTCTAGAGGTAGATCCTTCATATATGCATTCGATCATTCTAAGAAGAGAGTTGGTGAGATGATATCTAATCTAAGTAGACTGGGTCATATTCCTTCTAACAATCTAACTATAGAAATCGCGGACTCGAGATACCTGAGTATAGATTATCCCAATCTTGTTGCAGATAAGATCCTTCTAGATCCTCCGTGCACTTCAACAGGGGTGAGACCGAAGATCTATGACATGAAAAAAGAGAAAGACCTTAGAAACCTAGTAGAATATCAGAGCCAGTTTCTATCAGAAGCTTATAGAATTCTCAGAAGAGGAGGTATTCTTGTCTACTCTACATGCTCTATAACATACGATGAGAATGAAGGGCTTCTAAAAAGATTCATTGATAAGAAAATGTTCAAAGAAGTAGATCCTCCTGAATGGGCTATGAATATATCAACTCCAGGTGTTGATGACATTGGAATCAGGTTTGATCCTTACAGAGATGATTCTCAAGGATATTTTATAGGAGTCTTAATGAAGATATGA
- a CDS encoding nucleotidyltransferase family protein — MKAAILAGGFGKRLRPLTDDIPKPLIEISGKPILVWQIEWLKRYKVDEIVLLVGYRKEKIIDSIGSGARYGVRISYVVEDEPLGTGGAVKNAESILRSEDLFLVVNGDIITNIPVDRIVEEFKDDENAVAGIAVVPLRSPFGVIEVDEKGFVKKFVEKPLIEEFNINAGVYIMRKEIFRYLPEKGDIERTAFPKLAEEKKLKAIVFRNSYWRSIDTYKDIEEISQEINKLYL, encoded by the coding sequence ATGAAAGCTGCTATACTAGCAGGAGGTTTTGGGAAGAGGCTTAGACCTCTCACAGATGACATACCTAAACCTCTGATAGAGATAAGTGGCAAGCCTATACTTGTATGGCAGATTGAATGGCTTAAGAGATATAAAGTAGATGAGATAGTGCTTCTCGTGGGGTATAGAAAGGAGAAGATAATCGATTCTATAGGCTCTGGAGCGAGGTACGGTGTTAGAATAAGCTATGTAGTAGAAGACGAACCTCTAGGTACAGGAGGAGCTGTAAAGAATGCTGAATCTATTCTGAGATCCGAGGATTTATTCCTCGTAGTTAATGGAGATATCATAACCAATATACCCGTGGATAGAATCGTAGAAGAATTTAAAGATGATGAGAACGCGGTAGCTGGAATAGCTGTAGTGCCTCTTAGAAGTCCATTCGGCGTGATAGAGGTTGATGAAAAAGGTTTTGTGAAGAAATTCGTTGAGAAGCCTCTAATAGAGGAGTTCAATATAAATGCTGGAGTATATATTATGAGGAAAGAAATCTTTAGATATCTACCTGAGAAAGGTGATATAGAGAGAACAGCTTTCCCAAAACTTGCTGAAGAGAAGAAGTTAAAGGCTATAGTATTCAGGAACAGCTACTGGAGATCTATAGATACCTATAAAGATATTGAGGAGATCTCTCAAGAGATCAATAAATTATACTTGTGA
- a CDS encoding 30S ribosomal protein S6e: MPDMKIVISDPEAEKSRWIKVVFIADPALPYGEDEKSGRKLMKARISHMLYQIINPELGVANARIWKSSTEKVNFQIQVSADSSVSDLYVMIPENFMREKLGSNRAIGEIRRATSYQITLPSDKAQKLYGYKIGDVIEGGLVGLPGYNLEIRGGSDYSGAPMLSTLSGPGKRYLLLSSPPGFRPKEKGLRKRKLVRGNTISEATTQVNTVIVREKKTQ, translated from the coding sequence ATGCCTGATATGAAGATCGTGATATCAGATCCTGAGGCTGAAAAGAGTAGGTGGATTAAAGTAGTATTCATAGCAGATCCAGCATTACCATATGGCGAGGATGAGAAGAGTGGGAGAAAACTTATGAAAGCAAGAATCTCTCACATGCTATACCAGATCATAAATCCAGAGCTTGGAGTTGCTAATGCAAGGATCTGGAAAAGCTCTACCGAGAAAGTAAACTTTCAGATTCAAGTTTCCGCAGATAGCAGTGTAAGCGATCTATATGTAATGATACCGGAGAACTTCATGAGAGAGAAGCTAGGATCTAATAGAGCTATTGGAGAGATCAGGAGAGCTACATCATACCAAATAACACTTCCATCTGATAAGGCTCAGAAGTTGTATGGCTATAAGATAGGAGATGTGATCGAAGGAGGACTTGTAGGACTGCCAGGATATAATCTCGAGATAAGAGGAGGTAGCGATTATTCAGGAGCTCCAATGCTTTCAACACTTTCAGGACCTGGCAAGAGATATCTCTTATTATCATCACCACCTGGATTCAGACCCAAGGAGAAAGGCTTGAGAAAGAGAAAGCTTGTTAGAGGGAATACCATAAGCGAGGCTACAACACAAGTTAATACTGTTATAGTAAGAGAGAAGAAAACTCAATAG
- the twy1 gene encoding 4-demethylwyosine synthase TYW1, with translation MRSQKYHLIGSHSAVKKCLWVHKVLMEDLYCYKGKFYGIESHRCIQMSVATQWCWNACLHCWRVRPTDMLEEWDERRLLDLDDPQYIVEMSIEEHRRTVSGYKAYGVSEEKIREAMNPRHVAISLTGENTLYPLLGELIKEYHKRGITTFLVTRAVRPDIIANLDEEPSQLYISLESYDKESYEYFNVPLVPRAWEKTLESIEILPSFTCPTVFRITAVKSWNMSRDAAVKFARLIDLGMPTFIEVKAYMHIGGSTLRLNRSDMPTHDEVREFARILAEMSGYKIVAESKPSRVVLLSRLDKPLIRHGNAPISWSDPDLTDFDEYNQGFFGEIRTK, from the coding sequence CTGAGAAGTCAGAAATATCATTTAATAGGATCTCACTCAGCTGTTAAGAAATGTCTTTGGGTTCACAAGGTTCTTATGGAGGATCTATATTGTTATAAGGGTAAGTTCTATGGAATAGAAAGCCATAGATGTATTCAGATGTCTGTTGCAACACAATGGTGCTGGAATGCATGTCTTCACTGTTGGAGGGTGAGGCCTACAGATATGCTTGAGGAATGGGATGAGAGAAGACTACTAGATTTAGACGATCCCCAGTATATTGTTGAGATGAGTATTGAAGAACATAGGAGAACGGTCTCAGGATATAAAGCCTACGGAGTTTCTGAAGAGAAGATCAGAGAAGCTATGAACCCAAGACATGTAGCCATAAGTCTTACAGGAGAGAATACACTATATCCTCTACTAGGCGAACTCATAAAAGAGTATCATAAGCGGGGTATAACCACGTTTCTCGTGACAAGAGCTGTGAGACCTGACATAATTGCAAATCTAGACGAAGAACCATCCCAGCTATATATATCTCTAGAGAGCTACGACAAGGAATCTTATGAATACTTCAACGTACCCCTAGTTCCTAGAGCATGGGAGAAAACCTTAGAATCGATAGAGATCCTGCCTAGCTTCACATGCCCTACTGTATTCAGGATCACAGCAGTTAAAAGTTGGAATATGAGTAGAGATGCTGCTGTAAAATTCGCTAGACTAATAGATCTAGGGATGCCCACATTTATAGAGGTTAAAGCTTACATGCATATAGGAGGTTCTACACTGAGACTCAATAGATCTGATATGCCTACACATGATGAGGTTAGAGAATTCGCGAGAATACTAGCCGAGATGAGCGGCTATAAAATCGTTGCTGAAAGCAAGCCTTCCAGAGTTGTACTTCTATCAAGATTAGATAAGCCTCTGATCCGTCATGGTAATGCTCCTATATCTTGGAGCGATCCTGATCTCACAGATTTTGACGAGTACAATCAAGGGTTTTTTGGGGAGATAAGAACCAAGTGA
- a CDS encoding DUF359 domain-containing protein: MMRALRLPDELRQELSRPVGYFIEGLDHMSVALRALNIIRGRRCWCVGDQVVRSFINAGFVPDIAVIDRKTSRSKPVDMSDVEKIYRDSGSIHIIRNPPGYINLEVIDLIREISSDRGRHHLVIVEGEEDLISLAVLGYAPIGDVLIYGIPGRGIVIIFIDPDMKSRALDVMRRMTLEEIRV; the protein is encoded by the coding sequence ATGATGAGAGCTTTAAGACTTCCAGATGAGTTAAGACAGGAACTTTCTAGACCTGTAGGATATTTCATAGAAGGGCTTGATCATATGTCTGTAGCTCTGAGAGCTTTGAATATTATTAGAGGTAGGAGATGCTGGTGTGTCGGAGATCAAGTTGTTAGAAGCTTTATAAATGCAGGTTTTGTACCAGATATAGCTGTGATAGATCGAAAGACTTCTAGAAGTAAGCCTGTTGACATGTCCGATGTGGAAAAAATATATAGAGATTCAGGATCTATTCATATTATCAGAAATCCTCCAGGCTATATCAATTTAGAAGTAATAGATCTTATAAGAGAGATCTCAAGTGATAGAGGCAGACATCATCTTGTGATAGTAGAGGGGGAGGAAGACTTGATATCACTCGCCGTACTTGGGTATGCACCTATTGGAGATGTCCTCATATATGGAATCCCAGGAAGAGGAATCGTGATCATATTTATAGATCCTGATATGAAGTCTAGAGCTTTAGATGTGATGAGAAGAATGACTTTGGAAGAGATCAGGGTTTAA
- the upp gene encoding uracil phosphoribosyltransferase, giving the protein MKIVDHPLAMAILTILRDEETDQINFRKSLVRLGRIIGMEIVRHLSVEKIYVRTPLGVLAEGIRIPDMDHVVIINVLRAAMPLVEGLIKIFPNARQGVISARRVEEKGMSSDYSFDIEITYYKIPAIKERDIVIIADPMFATGSTIVAVLDKILERGTPKKIFIATAISTEVAIERVYNYLLRRNLINRSMVFTVAIDPKLNERGYIVPGLGDAGDRAFGTDHA; this is encoded by the coding sequence GTGAAGATAGTGGATCATCCCTTAGCTATGGCTATTCTAACAATATTAAGAGATGAGGAAACAGATCAGATTAATTTCAGAAAAAGTTTGGTTAGACTGGGCAGGATAATAGGTATGGAGATCGTCAGACATCTTTCCGTTGAGAAAATATATGTGAGAACACCTTTAGGAGTTCTTGCCGAGGGTATTAGAATTCCAGACATGGATCATGTTGTTATAATCAACGTATTAAGAGCGGCAATGCCTCTTGTAGAAGGTCTTATAAAGATCTTTCCAAATGCTAGGCAGGGTGTTATAAGTGCTAGAAGAGTTGAGGAGAAAGGTATGAGCAGTGATTATTCATTCGATATAGAGATAACATATTATAAGATACCCGCCATAAAAGAGAGAGATATAGTTATCATAGCAGATCCCATGTTCGCCACAGGATCTACCATAGTTGCTGTGTTAGATAAAATTCTCGAACGGGGCACGCCAAAGAAGATATTCATAGCTACAGCTATATCAACGGAAGTAGCTATAGAGAGAGTCTATAACTATCTTCTCAGAAGAAATCTTATAAACAGATCTATGGTATTTACCGTTGCAATAGATCCTAAGCTCAATGAGAGAGGATATATAGTTCCAGGACTTGGAGATGCAGGAGACAGAGCTTTTGGAACAGATCACGCATAG
- a CDS encoding MBL fold metallo-hydrolase — MLRGGSIAHVGSGIYRISGPDITSVFDDSSYLVTYDNCSILIDSGSGISIKIMIEYILSVIRDLRDLKYLIITHAHHRNSGGVAYIRDLQPEIMVIAHTPDSYYIRNPEKKYNQFIEELGVQRPAYVSIEISEEEREIKLCGDIIRIIHTPCHTEGSMSILISRGNILYAFVGGLLEERISSEQCRESFRRILAYRPDVTCYSQGCIYGSDRLENIMRGFE, encoded by the coding sequence ATGTTGAGAGGTGGTTCTATAGCTCATGTAGGTTCAGGGATCTACAGGATTTCAGGACCTGATATCACATCAGTTTTTGACGACTCATCATATCTTGTGACGTATGATAACTGCAGTATTCTAATAGATTCTGGAAGTGGTATTTCTATTAAGATTATGATAGAATACATACTCTCCGTAATAAGAGATCTGAGAGATCTTAAGTATCTTATAATAACTCACGCGCATCATAGGAATTCAGGAGGGGTTGCATACATAAGAGATCTACAGCCTGAGATCATGGTGATCGCTCACACCCCCGATAGTTATTATATTAGAAATCCTGAGAAGAAATATAACCAATTTATAGAGGAATTGGGAGTACAAAGACCTGCATATGTATCTATAGAGATCTCTGAAGAAGAGAGAGAGATAAAACTATGTGGCGACATCATTAGAATAATCCATACACCATGTCACACGGAGGGTTCTATGAGTATTCTAATTAGCAGAGGCAATATACTATATGCCTTTGTAGGAGGATTATTAGAAGAGAGGATCTCTTCAGAGCAGTGTAGAGAGAGTTTCAGGAGAATTCTAGCCTATAGACCGGATGTAACATGCTACTCGCAGGGTTGTATCTATGGATCTGATAGACTGGAAAATATTATGAGGGGTTTTGAATGA